A genomic region of Raphanus sativus cultivar WK10039 chromosome 6, ASM80110v3, whole genome shotgun sequence contains the following coding sequences:
- the LOC108806049 gene encoding retrovirus-related Pol polyprotein from transposon TNT 1-94 isoform X5, with translation MLPVTNFGDFRDEPAFLWRTSNDTRSGTFVLIRAEYGYLITLWRLCALEMDNGTTTKQIGREVCIPDSGTTHTILKDKRYFSNLKSAKMTVNTISGPTDLIEGIGKANFMLPNGTKFSINNALYSPNSKRNLLSFKDIYLQGYETQSATENGKKYMYITSEKSGKNLVLEKFPKLPSGLHQTYINAIESNLVVKRNPEDITLWHDRLGHPGTTMMRKIIESSHGHSMKTQDLYQSNKMTCAACALGKLIIRPSPTKIDKESPKFLERIQGDICGPIHPPCGPFYYFMVLIDASSRWSHVCLLSSRNMAFARFLTQIIKLKAQFSDHPIKRVRLDNAGEFTSQAFNDYCMVSGIEVEHSVAHVHTQNGLAESLIKRLQLIARPLIMRSKLPTSVWGHAILHAEALIRIRPSAYHRYSPLQLAFGREPNISHLKVFGCAVYIPIAPPQRTKMGPQRRLGIYIGYDSPSIIRYLEPQTGDVFTARFADCHFNEKEFPTLGGDNNQVGKEIKWNVPSLLHLDPPTKQSELEVRRIMQLQNIASQLPDAFADTKMVTKSHIPAVNTPARIEIPQKYGAAVDTRESGTRLKRGRPIGSKDKVPRKRKEGEKHDTPKITENILEEENCESNDNREHIESEGNHEISINYIHNGKIWKRNKMDDIDDVFSYLLAQEINEENEDPEPKSVYECQKRHDWMKWKDAIQVELDSLNKRNVFGPIVLTPKDVKPVGYKWVFVRKRNEKNEITRYKARLVAQGFSQRPGN, from the coding sequence AAATGGATAATGGAACAACAACTAAGCAAATTGGCAGAGAAGTTTGCATTCCAGATAGTGGTACAACACATACTATTCTGAAAGATAAGAGATATTTCTCTAACTTAAAATCAGCAAAAATGACTGTAAACACAATATCAGGTCCTACGGATTTGATCGAGGGAATTGGCAAAGCAAACTTTATGTTGCCTAATGGAACAAAGTTTTCCATAAACAATGCCTTGTATTCTCCAAATTCAAAGAGAAATTTGTTGAGTTTCAAAGATATATACCTTCAAGGATATGAAACTCAGTCTGCAACTGAGAATGGAaagaaatatatgtatataacttcTGAAAAATCAGGCAAAAATCTTGTACTGGAAAAGTTTCCAAAACTTCCTTCTGGATTACATCAGACTTATATTAATGCGATAGAATCAAACCTTGTGGTCAAAAGAAATCCAGAAGATATTACATTATGGCATGACCGTCTTGGTCATCCAGGCACTACAATGATGCGGAAAATCATTGAAAGTTCACATGGTCATTCAATGAAAACCCAAGATCTATATCAAAGTAATAAAATGACATGTGCTGCATGTGCTCTTGGGAAATTAATCATAAGACCATCACCAACCAAAATTGATAAAGAATCACCAAAATTCTTAGAAAGAATCCAAGGTGACATTTGTGGACCAATACATCCACCATGTGGACCATTCTACTACTTTATGGTATTAATCGATGCGTCGAGTAGATGGTCACATGTTTGCCTATTATCATCTCGAAATATGGCATTTGCGAGATTTTTAActcaaataatcaaattaaaagcTCAGTTCTCTGATCATCCAATTAAAAGAGTTAGATTAGATAATGCTGGTGAATTCACATCCCAAGCATTTAATGATTACTGTATGGTATCAGGGATTGAAGTAGAGCACTCAGTTGCTCATGTTCATACACAAAACGGTTTGGCAGAATCACTAATTAAACGATTGCAATTAATTGCAAGGCCATTGATCATGAGATCAAAACTTCCAACCTCTGTATGGGGACATGCCATTCTGCATGCAGAAGCACTCATTCGGATAAGACCTAGTGCGTACCATAGATATTCCCCATTACAGTTAGCGTTTGGTAGAGAACCAAATATTTCTCATCTAAAAGTCTTTGGTTGTGCAGTTTATATCCCAATAGCACCACCGCAACGTACAAAGATGGGACCACAAAGACGGTTAGGAATATATATTGGTTATGATTCTCCATCAATAATAAGATATCTAGAACCACAAACTGGTGATGTGTTTACGGCACGATTTGCCGATTGTCATTTCAATGAGAAAGAGTTCCCAACCCTAGGGGGAGACAATAATCAAGTAGGAAAGGAAATCAAATGGAATGTGCCATCTTTATTACACCTTGATCCTCCTACGAAACAATCAGAACTAGAAGTTCGACGTATCATGCAGTTACAAAATATAGCAAGTCAATTACCCGATGCATTTgctgataccaaaatggtaactAAATCACACATACCAGCTGTAAATACTCCTGCTCGTATTGAAATACCACAAAAATATGGAGCGGCAGTTGATACACGTGAATCAGGAACACGTTTGAAACGCGGTAGACCTATTGGTTCGAAAGATAAAGTTCCTAGGAAACGTAAGGAAGGTGAAAAGCATGATACTcccaaaataacagaaaatattttggaagaAGAAAATTGTGAATCTAACGACAATAGAGAACATATTGAATCTGAAGGAAATCACGAGATTTCTATCAATTACATCCATAATGGAAAGATATGGAAACGAAATAAGATGGATGACATTGATGATGTTTTCTCATATCTCTTAGCACAAGAAATAaatgaagaaaacgaagatccaGAACCAAAGTCTGTATATGAATGTCAAAAGAGACATGACTGGATGAAATGGAAAGATGCAATTCAAGTCGAACTAGATTCCCTTAACAAACGAAACGTATTCGGACCTATTGTGCTCACACCCAAAGATGTGAAACCTGTTGGATACAAATGGGTGTTCGTCCGAAAacgaaatgaaaaaaatgagatTACAAGATACAAAGCTCGTCTCGTAGCCCAAGGTTTTTCTCAAAGGCCTGGGAATTGA
- the LOC108810583 gene encoding uncharacterized protein LOC108810583 produces MSTTLDSMDSILFSLSRAFCTPFAVFVQIQGCVICLLLALGWLMAAYIRNREIKRIKNSMKAGNSLAFLYQDINELEHSRQAKLPRVSVVMPLKGFGEHNLHNWRSQITSLYGGPLEFLFVLESTEDPAYHAVSRLLSMHQDQVEAKVVIAGLATTCSQKIHNQLIGVEKMHKDTKYVLFLDDDVSLHPGTIGALTAEMEKNPEIFIQTGYPLDLPSGTLGSYCIYEYHMPCSMGFATGGTTFFLWGGCMMMHADDFRQDRYGVASGLRDGGYSDDMTLAALAGAHKRLITSPPVAVFPHPLATDLSFGRYWNYLRKQTFVLESYISKVNWIMNKALFAVHCYLSWGFVAPYIMAVIHITSALRIYFKGYSQLEDTTFASSGMSLVILLAICTFIELLSMWNLTRREVTLCNLLSPEAPRLSLAPYNWGLIFVAMLVDNFLYPISAFRSHFSQSINWSGIRYHLRNGKVFKIERRNDMVPAKTDLGGKHLYGKKGASQKASFLSSLGRNLAHWRQPKKFDV; encoded by the exons ATGTCTACTACATTGGACTCCATGGATTCGATTCTTTTCTCTCTCAGCAGAGCCTTCTGCACCCCTTTCGCCGTCTTCGTTCAAATCCAG GGATGTGTTATATGCTTACTCCTTGCTCTAGGCTGGTTAATGGCTGCATATATCAG GAACcgagagattaagagaattaaAAACAGCATGAAAGCGGGTAACAGCTTGGCGTTCCTCTATCAAGACATCAATGAACTTGAGCACTCCAGGCAGGCTAAACTTCCCAGGGTTTCCGTTGTCATGCCTCTCAAAGGCTTTGGAGAACACAATTTGCACAATTGGAGAAGTCAG ATTACATCTCTCTATGGTGGACCATTGGAATTcctatttgttttagaaagtactGAAGACCCTGCTTATCATGCTGTTTCCCGTCTATTATCTATGCATCAG GATCAGGTTGAAGCTAAGGTTGTTATTGCTGGTTTAGCAACGACTTGCAGCCAGAAAATTCATAATCAGTTG ATTGGAGTTGAGAAAATGCACAAAGATACCAAATATGTGTTGTTTTTGGACGATGATGTTAGCCTGCATCCTGGAACAATTGGAGCTCTCACAGCTGAGATGGAGAAAAATCCAGAG ATATTTATTCAAACTGGGTATCCTCTAGACTTGCCCTCTGGAACTCTTGGAAGTTACTGCATCTATGAGTACCACATG CCTTGCTCAATGGGATTTGCGACTGGTGGGACAACATTCTTTTTGTGGGGAGGGTGCATGATG ATGCATGCTGATGATTTCAGACAAGATCGATATGGTGTTGCCTCTGGCTTACGTGATGGTGGATATTCAGATGATATGACACTTGCCGCTTTAGCAG GTGCTCACAAGAGGCTCATTACATCTCCTCCTGTTGCTGTTTTCCCTCATCCTCTTGCAACTGATCTAAGTTTTGGACG GTACTGGAACTACTTGAGAAAGCAAACCTTTGTGCTTGAATCTTACATATCCAAAGTTAACTGGATAATGAACAAGGCTTTGTTTGCTGTTCACTGTTATCTATCATGGGGTTTTGTTGCACCATATATCATGGCTGTCATCCACATCACATCGGCTTTAAGAATATACTTCAAGGGATATAGTCAACTTGAAGACACGACCTTTGCTTCTAGTG GTATGTCGCTTGTTATACTGTTGGCGATCTGCACATTCATCGAACTTCTATCAATGTGGAATTTGACAAGACGAGAAGTGACACTATGCAATCTGTTATCCCCAGAGGCTCCCCGTCTCTCTCTTGCACCTTACAACTGGGGACTT ATATTCGTAGCAATGCTAGTGGATAACTTTCTATATCCGATCTCAGCATTCCGTTCTCACTTTTCTCAATCCATAAACTGGTCTGGAATTAGATACCACTTGAGAAATGGAAAGGTTTTCAAG ATAGAGAGAAGGAATGATATGGTACCAGCCAAGACTGATTTAGGAGGGAAACACTTGTATGGTAAGAAGGGAGCTTCACAGAAAGCTTCCTTCTTAAGCTCATTGGGGAGAAACTTGGCTCACTGGCGACAACCAAAGAAGTTTGATGTTTAA